A genomic stretch from Larus michahellis chromosome 7, bLarMic1.1, whole genome shotgun sequence includes:
- the ANKZF1 gene encoding tRNA endonuclease ANKZF1 isoform X1 encodes MPAPESRSVFEAAQDPVFLQGLTLVTGVAADVWATEPAPVSHEKPAATSSEEKVHGVSEVPERMCCLTCGQVFGSREEQTEHYRLDWHRFNLKQRLLGHRTLPVEVFEEKTRAGDVSSISGSDSESSDTSSESELLPSASDSPGTPQVPRSHKVLLRNAKGQLISAYRCVLGIGKGGIEEPVELTASLQSLGANTCWVVLMMGGGHFAGAVFRGPQVQEHKTFHRYTVRARRGTAQGLRDAQTPGSAPRSAGASLRRYNEAALLKDIQELLAAWAQHLNEAQRIFLRAPRHNRALLFGGRNPPLTRGDPRVCHIPLSTRRATLREVLRVHTMLASLQVYGKDTPLEDITGSPRKGWQKRQQKAQVDPPQEDTSAPEEEEESPAGELETVEVTLSTLDLREFEVMPKRNRKRKKKSDKKVEKGPCAEEMGCHGTQYGQPGLELVTELEGEAGAEPLPWGGGGDPQTQLRDALFTACKTGDVGTLRHLLGVPESGGLPGDGKDGEEGAQQPLDMPRSLLNQPVDERGCTLLHVAARAGKAEAVSLLLEAGADPALRDGQERTPYCVSADKLTRNAFRKFMVDHPDKYDYSRAKVPGPLTQEMEAKKLEKKRAQKAQRKQRDQAKREEQRRWEREQGEKQRFAALSDREKRALAAERRLAAQLQDTGTTLANISRCWHCGESLLGRIPFHYLDFSFCSTACLQTHRRARASHT; translated from the exons ATGCCGGCCCCGGAGAGCAGGTCGGTTTTTGAGGCCGCCCAGGACCCCGTCTTCCTGCAGGGGCTGACCCTTGTCACCGGAGTTGCTGCAGATGTGTGGgccaccgagccagcccccgTGAGCCACG AGAaacctgcagccaccagcagtgAGGAGAAGGTCCACGGGGTCTCCGAGGTGCCGGAGCGGATGTGCTGCTTGACCTGTGGGCAGGTGTTCGGCAGCcgggaggagcag ACTGAGCACTACCGTCTTGACTGGCACCGCTTCAACCTGAAGCAGCGACTCCTAGGGCACCGGACACTGCCAGTAGAAGTGTTTGAGGAGAAGACCCGTGCAG GTGATGTTTCCAGCATCTCGGGGTCTGATTCGGAGAGCTCAGATACAAGCAGTGAGTCGGAGTTGCTGCCTTCTGCCAGTGacagccctgggacaccccaagTTCCCCGTTCCCACAAGGTGCTGCTCCGCAATGCGAAGGGTCAGCTCATCTCTGCCTACCGCTGCGTGCTGGGAATTGGGAAG GGTGGCATCGAGGAGCCAGTGGAGCTGACAGCATCGCTGCAGAGCCTCGGTGCAAACACATGCTGGGTTGTGCTGATGATGGGCGGCGGGCACTTCGCAGGAGCTGTTTTCCGAGG CCCCCAGGTGCAGGAGCATAAGACCTTCCACCGCTACACGGTGCGAGCCCGGCGGGGCACAGCCCAGGGCCTACGGGATGCCCAAACCCCGGGTTCGGCACCCAGGTCAGCCGGAGCCTCCCTGCGGCGTTACAACGAGGCCGCGCTGCTCAAG gatattcaggagctgctggcagcctgggcACAGCACCTGAATGAAGCTCAGCGCATCTTCCTCCGGGCTCCTCGTCACAACCGTGCACTGCTCTTCGGTGGTAGGAACCCACCCCTCACCCGGGGTGATCCTCGTGTCTGCCACATCCCCCTCAGCACCCGCAGGGCCACTCTGCGAGAGGTGCTGCGAGTCCACACCATGCTGGCCAGCCTGCAGGTGTATG ggaaggaCACGCCACTGGAGGATATCACTGGGTCCCCCCGGAAGGGCTggcagaagaggcagcagaaagCACAAGTGGATCCCCCACAGGAGGACACAAGTG ccccagaggaggaggaggaaagccctGCAGGGGAACTAGAGACTGTGGAAGTGACACTGAGTACTTTGGACCTCCGGGAGTTCGAAGTGATGCCCAAGCGAAACcgcaaaaggaagaagaagagcGACAAGAAGGTGGAGAAAG GGCCATGTGCTGAAGAGATGGGATGCCATGGTACTCAGTATGGGCAGCCTGGCCTGGAGCTGGTGACGGAGCtggagggggaggctggggctgagccccttcCCTGGGGCGGTGGAG GAGACCCTCAGACCCAGCTCCGCGATGCCCTGTTCACCGCCTGCAAAacgggggacgtggggacgctgCGGCACCTCCTGGGTGTGCCAGAGAGCGGGGGCCTGCCGGGGGATggcaaggatggggaggagggcgCACAGCAGCCCCTGGATATGCCCCGCTCCCTGCTTAACCAGCCCGTGGATGAGCGTGGCTGCACCCTGCTTCATGTGGCAGCCCGGGCAGGGAAGGCTGAGgctgtgtccctgctgctggaggcaggggcGGACCCTGCCCTCAG AGATGGGCAGGAGAGGACGCCTTACTGTGTCTCTGCTGACAAACTGACCCGCAATGCCTTCCGCAAGTTCATGGTGGACCATCCAGACAAGTATGACTACAGCCGTGCCAAG GTGCCAGGGCCCCTCACGCAGGAGATGGAggccaagaagctggagaagaagcGGGCACAGAAAGCCCAGCGGAAGCAGCGGGACCAGGCGAAGCGGGAGGAGCAGCGGCGCTGGGAGCGggagcagggagaaaagcagcGATTCGCAGCCTTGTCTGACAGGGAGAAG AGGGCCCTGGCTGCCGAGCGGAGATTGGCTGCGCAGCTGCAGGACACGGGCACAACTCTTGCCAACATCAG
- the ANKZF1 gene encoding tRNA endonuclease ANKZF1 isoform X2 produces MCCLTCGQVFGSREEQTEHYRLDWHRFNLKQRLLGHRTLPVEVFEEKTRAGDVSSISGSDSESSDTSSESELLPSASDSPGTPQVPRSHKVLLRNAKGQLISAYRCVLGIGKGGIEEPVELTASLQSLGANTCWVVLMMGGGHFAGAVFRGPQVQEHKTFHRYTVRARRGTAQGLRDAQTPGSAPRSAGASLRRYNEAALLKDIQELLAAWAQHLNEAQRIFLRAPRHNRALLFGGRNPPLTRGDPRVCHIPLSTRRATLREVLRVHTMLASLQVYGKDTPLEDITGSPRKGWQKRQQKAQVDPPQEDTSAPEEEEESPAGELETVEVTLSTLDLREFEVMPKRNRKRKKKSDKKVEKGPCAEEMGCHGTQYGQPGLELVTELEGEAGAEPLPWGGGGDPQTQLRDALFTACKTGDVGTLRHLLGVPESGGLPGDGKDGEEGAQQPLDMPRSLLNQPVDERGCTLLHVAARAGKAEAVSLLLEAGADPALRDGQERTPYCVSADKLTRNAFRKFMVDHPDKYDYSRAKVPGPLTQEMEAKKLEKKRAQKAQRKQRDQAKREEQRRWEREQGEKQRFAALSDREKRALAAERRLAAQLQDTGTTLANISRCWHCGESLLGRIPFHYLDFSFCSTACLQTHRRARASHT; encoded by the exons ATGTGCTGCTTGACCTGTGGGCAGGTGTTCGGCAGCcgggaggagcag ACTGAGCACTACCGTCTTGACTGGCACCGCTTCAACCTGAAGCAGCGACTCCTAGGGCACCGGACACTGCCAGTAGAAGTGTTTGAGGAGAAGACCCGTGCAG GTGATGTTTCCAGCATCTCGGGGTCTGATTCGGAGAGCTCAGATACAAGCAGTGAGTCGGAGTTGCTGCCTTCTGCCAGTGacagccctgggacaccccaagTTCCCCGTTCCCACAAGGTGCTGCTCCGCAATGCGAAGGGTCAGCTCATCTCTGCCTACCGCTGCGTGCTGGGAATTGGGAAG GGTGGCATCGAGGAGCCAGTGGAGCTGACAGCATCGCTGCAGAGCCTCGGTGCAAACACATGCTGGGTTGTGCTGATGATGGGCGGCGGGCACTTCGCAGGAGCTGTTTTCCGAGG CCCCCAGGTGCAGGAGCATAAGACCTTCCACCGCTACACGGTGCGAGCCCGGCGGGGCACAGCCCAGGGCCTACGGGATGCCCAAACCCCGGGTTCGGCACCCAGGTCAGCCGGAGCCTCCCTGCGGCGTTACAACGAGGCCGCGCTGCTCAAG gatattcaggagctgctggcagcctgggcACAGCACCTGAATGAAGCTCAGCGCATCTTCCTCCGGGCTCCTCGTCACAACCGTGCACTGCTCTTCGGTGGTAGGAACCCACCCCTCACCCGGGGTGATCCTCGTGTCTGCCACATCCCCCTCAGCACCCGCAGGGCCACTCTGCGAGAGGTGCTGCGAGTCCACACCATGCTGGCCAGCCTGCAGGTGTATG ggaaggaCACGCCACTGGAGGATATCACTGGGTCCCCCCGGAAGGGCTggcagaagaggcagcagaaagCACAAGTGGATCCCCCACAGGAGGACACAAGTG ccccagaggaggaggaggaaagccctGCAGGGGAACTAGAGACTGTGGAAGTGACACTGAGTACTTTGGACCTCCGGGAGTTCGAAGTGATGCCCAAGCGAAACcgcaaaaggaagaagaagagcGACAAGAAGGTGGAGAAAG GGCCATGTGCTGAAGAGATGGGATGCCATGGTACTCAGTATGGGCAGCCTGGCCTGGAGCTGGTGACGGAGCtggagggggaggctggggctgagccccttcCCTGGGGCGGTGGAG GAGACCCTCAGACCCAGCTCCGCGATGCCCTGTTCACCGCCTGCAAAacgggggacgtggggacgctgCGGCACCTCCTGGGTGTGCCAGAGAGCGGGGGCCTGCCGGGGGATggcaaggatggggaggagggcgCACAGCAGCCCCTGGATATGCCCCGCTCCCTGCTTAACCAGCCCGTGGATGAGCGTGGCTGCACCCTGCTTCATGTGGCAGCCCGGGCAGGGAAGGCTGAGgctgtgtccctgctgctggaggcaggggcGGACCCTGCCCTCAG AGATGGGCAGGAGAGGACGCCTTACTGTGTCTCTGCTGACAAACTGACCCGCAATGCCTTCCGCAAGTTCATGGTGGACCATCCAGACAAGTATGACTACAGCCGTGCCAAG GTGCCAGGGCCCCTCACGCAGGAGATGGAggccaagaagctggagaagaagcGGGCACAGAAAGCCCAGCGGAAGCAGCGGGACCAGGCGAAGCGGGAGGAGCAGCGGCGCTGGGAGCGggagcagggagaaaagcagcGATTCGCAGCCTTGTCTGACAGGGAGAAG AGGGCCCTGGCTGCCGAGCGGAGATTGGCTGCGCAGCTGCAGGACACGGGCACAACTCTTGCCAACATCAG
- the ABCB6 gene encoding ATP-binding cassette sub-family B member 6, whose product MAVLGGYCEGNSSIAQAWVQQGFQPCFFFTLVPAVLLSVCLLLGALQYACYVRFGRAMEPKYIPRSRLYHSQVLLSLLLALQPFGGLLWQVGGPGRLYGYMLLHACLWALSWGCAVALLQLEHTRVLAHDRTRGHGTVLLLFWALAFAAENLTLVCWRSPLWWWALEDTNQKVQFSFWLLRYVCTFMLFILGMKAPGLPRKPYMLLINEEERDVENSQPLLPDASGTTSTWKDFRRKLRLLVPYMWPRGNYRLQGLVLFCMALMGLERAINVFVPIYYKNIVNELTVGAPWHTLAWTVCIYVGLKFLQGGGAGSTGFVSNLRTFLWVWVQQFTNRQVQVQLFAHLHGLSLRWHLGRRTGEVLRSVDRGTSSINSLLSYIVFSIVPTIADIVIGIVYFTSVFSAWFGLIIFVCMSLYLTLTIFITEWRTKYRRDMNTRDNEAKSRAVDSLLNFETVKYYNAESYEVNRFNDAIVKYQVSEWKVSASLGLLNQTQNLVIGLGLLAGSLLCAYFVTENKLQVGDFILFGTYIIQLYTPLNWFGTYYRMIQNSFVDMENMFELFHEEQEVKDAVNAGDLRLEAGRIEFENVHFSYVDGKEILQDVSFSVMPGQTLALVGPSGSGKSTIIRLLFRFYDVRGGCIRIDGQDISQVKQASLRAHIGVVPQDTVLFNDTIANNIRYGRILATDQEVQEAARAADIHDRILSFPDGYNTQVGERGLKLSGGEKQRVAIARTILKGPRIILLDEATSALDTETERNIQASLAKVCAHRTTIVVAHRLSTVVGADQILVLKDGRIVERGRHEELLQKGGVYAGMWLQQQAGDEGESKERRTEKPPGSKKGP is encoded by the exons ATGGCGGTGCTGGGGGGCTACTGTGAGGGCAACAGCTCCATCGCCCAGGCCTGGGTCCAGCAGGGCTTCCAGCCCTGCTTCTTCTTCACGCTAGTGCCGGCTGTGCTGCTGAGCGTCTGCCTGTTGTTGGGCGCCCTGCAGTACGCCTGCTACGTCCGCTTCGGCCGTGCCATGGAGCCCAAGTACATCCCCCGCTCCCGCCTCTACCACAgccaggtcctgctgtccctgctcctggccctgcagCCCTTCGGCGGGCTGCTGTGGCAAGTGGGAGGCCCGGGACGGCTCTACGGGTACATGTTGCTGCACGCCTGCCTCTGGGCCCTTAGCTGGGGCTGTGCCGTcgccctcctgcagctggagcacaCGCGGGTGCTGGCGCACGACCGGACGCGGGGCCACGGcaccgtcctcctcctcttctgggCTCTGGCCTTCGCTGCCGAGAACCTGACCCTGGTGTGCTGGAGGAGCCCGCTGTGGTGGTGGGCGCTGGAGGACACCAACCAGAAG GTGCAGTTCAGCTTCTGGCTGCTGCGTTACGTCTGCACGTTCATGCTCTTCATCCTGGGCATGaaggccccggggctgccccgcaaGCCCTACATGCTGCTGATcaacgaggaggagcgagacgtGGAGAACAGCCAG CCGCTCCTGCCCGACGCCAGTGGGACCACCTCCACCTGGAAGGATTTCCGGAGGAAGCTGCGGCTGCTGGTGCCCTACATGTGGCCGAGGGGCAACTAccggctgcaggggctggtgctgTTCTGCATGGCACTCATGGGGCTGGAGCGGGCCATCAATGTCTTCGTCCCCATCTACTACAAGAACATTG TGAACGAGCTGACGGTGGGCGCTCCCTGGCACACCCTGGCCTGGACTGTCTGCATCTACGTGGGGCTGAAGTTCCTGCAGGGCGGAGGTGCTG GCTCCACCGGCTTCGTGAGCAACCTGCGCACCTTCCTGTGGGTGTGGGTGCAGCAGTTCACCAACCGGCAGGTGCAGGTGCAGCTCTTCGCCCACCTGCACGGGCTGTCCCTGCGCTGGCACCTGGGCCGTCGCACCGGCGAGGTTCTGCGCAGCGTGGACCGGGGCACCAGCAGCATCAACAGCCTGCTCAG CTACATCGTCTTCAGCATCGTCCCCACCATCGCGGACATCGTCATCGGCATCGTATATTTCACCTCGGTCTTCAGCGCCTGGTTCGGCCTCATCATCTTTGTGTGTATGAGCCTCTACCTGA CTCTCACCATCTTCATCACTGAGTGGAGGACCAAGTACCGGCGGGACATGAACACGCGGGACAACGAGGCCAAGTCCCGGGCCGTGGACTCCCTCCTCAACTTTGAGACG GTGAAGTACTACAATGCGGAGAGCTACGAGGTGAACCGCTTTAACGATGCCATCGTCAAGTACCAG GTCTCGGAATGGAAGGTGAGCGCCTCGCTGGGCCTCCTCAACCAGACTCAGAACTTGGTCATCGGCCTGGGGCTGCTGGCGGGGTCCTTGCTCTGTGCCTACTTTGTCACCGAAAATAAGCTGCAG GTGGGGGACTTCATCCTCTTTGGCACCTACATCATCCAGCTCTACACACCACTCAACTGGTTCGGGACTTACTACAG GATGATCCAGAACTCCTTTGTAGACATGGAGAACATGTTCGAGCTCTTCcatgaggagcaggag GTGAAGGATGCAGTGAATGCTGGTGACCTGCGCTTGGAGGCTGGGCGGATCGAGTTTGAGAACGTGCACTTCAGCTACGTGGATGG gaaagaaatCCTGCAGGACGTCTCCTTCTCTGTGATGCCTGGGCAGACCCTGGCCCTG GTGGGACCTTCGGGCTCGGGGAAGAGCACTATTATCCGCCTGCTCTTCCGATTCTACGACGTTCGGGGTGGCTGCATCCGCATTGACGGGCAGGACATCTCCCAG gtGAAGCAGGCGTCACTGCGCGCTCACATTGGGGTGGTGCCCCAGGACACGGTGCTCTTCAACGACACCATCGCCAACAACATCCGCTACGGACGCATCCTGGCCACTGACCAGGAGGTGCAGGAGGCAGCCCGGGCTGCTGACATCCACGACCGCATCCTTTCCTTCCCCGATG GATACAACACCCAGGTGGGGGAGCGGGGTCTGAAGCTCAGCGGGGGGGAGAAGCAGCGCGTCGCCATCGCACGCACCATCCTGAAGGGTCCCCGCATCATCCTGCTGGACGAG GCCACGTCCGCACTCGACACAGAGACCGAGCGGAACATCCAGGCCTCCCTGGCCAAGGTCTGCGCCCACCGCACCACCATCGTTGTGGCACATAG
- the ATG9A gene encoding autophagy-related protein 9A → MAHFETQYQRLESSSTESPPGGGDLLVHVPEGAKSPWHHIENLDLFFSRVYNLHQKNGFTCMLIGEIFELMQFIFVVAFTTFLISCVDYDILFANKAVNHSQHPSEPIKVTLPDAFLPPNVCSARIQANSFLICILVIAGVFWIHRLVKFIYNICCYWEIHSFYINALKIPMSTLPYYTWQEVQARIVQIQKEHQICIHKKELTELDIYHRILRFKNYMVAMVNKSLLPIRFRLPLLGDTVFYTRGLKYNFELIFFWGPGSLFENEWSLKAEYKRAGNRLELAEKLSTRILLIGIANFLLCPLILIWQILYAFFSYTEILKREPGSLGARCWSLYGRCYLRHFNELDHELHSRLSKGYKPASKYMNCFISPLLTIVAKNVAFFAGSILAVLIALTIYDEDVLAVEHVLTTVTLLGVGITVCRSFIPDQHLVFCPEQLLRVILAHIHYMPDHWQGNAHRYETRDEFAQLFQYKAVFILEELLSPIITPLILIICLRPKSLDIVDFFRNFTVEVVGVGDTCSFAQMDVRQHGHPAWMSAGKTEASIYQQAEDGKTELSLMHFAITNPKWQPPRESTAFIGFLKERVHRDSSVALTQQAVLPENALFSSIQSLQSESEPHSLIANVIAGSSVLGFHMGRDGQASRHLSEVASALRSFSPLQSAQQPPSSFQTAGRDGEGAQPRGASAMTASGADARTVSSGSSAWEGQLQSMILSEYASTEMSLHALYMHELHKQHAQLEPERHTWHRRESDESGESAHEELDAQRGAPVPIPRSASYPFSSPRQPAEETATLQTGFQRRYGGITDPGTVHRAPSHFSRLPLGGWAEDGQSARHPEPVPEESSEDELPPQIHKV, encoded by the exons aTGGCCCACTTCGAGACGCAGTACCAGCGCCTGGAGAGCTCCTCCACCGAGTCACCCCCCGGCGGCGGCGACCTGCTCGTCCACGTCCCCGAAGGCGCCAAAT cTCCGTGGCATCACATCGAGAACCTTGACCTCTTCTTCTCTCGC GTCTATAACCTGCATCAGAAGAATGGCTTCACCTGCATGCTCATTGGAGAGATCTTTGAGCTCAT GCAGTTCATCTTTGTGGTGGCATTTACCACCTTTCTTATCAGCTGTGTTGATTACGACATCCTCTTTGCCAACAAAGCAGTAAATCACAGCCAGCATCCCAGTGAGCCCATTAAGGTGACTCTGCCAGATGCCTTCCTGCCTCCAAATGTCTGCAGCGCAAG AATCCAGGCAAACAGCTTCCTCATCTGCATCCTGGTGATAGCTGGGGTTTTCTGGATCCACCGACTTGTCAAATTTATCTACAACATTTGCTGCTACTGGGAGATTCACTCTTTCTACATCAATGCCCTCAAAATTCCCATG TCCACCTTGCCCTACTACACCTGGCAGGAGGTACAGGCCCGCATCGTGCAGATCCAGAAGGAGCACCAGATCTGCATCCACAAGAAGGAGCTGACAGAGCTGGACATCTACCACCGCATCCTCCGCTTCAAGAACTACATGGTGGCCATGGTGAACAAGTCACTGTTGCCCATCCGCTTCCGCCTACCCCTGCTGGGAGACACCGTCTTCTACACACGTGGGCTCAAGTACAACTTTGAGCTCATCTTCTTCTGGGGGCCCGGCTCCCTCTTTGAGAATGAGTGGAGCTTGAAGGCTGAGTACAAGCGGGCTGGGAACCGCCTGGAGCTGGCTGAGAAGCTCAGCACTCGCATCCTCTTGATTGGCATTGCTAacttcctcctctgccccctcaTCCTCATCTGGCAGATCCTCTACGCCTTCTTCAGCTACACAGAGATCCTGAAGCGGGAGCCGGGCAGCCTGGGTGCCCGCTGCTGGTCTCTCTACGGCCGCTGTTACCTCCGTCACTTCAACGAGCTGGATCACGAACTGCACTCACGCCTCAGCAAGGGGTACAAGCCAGCTTCCAAGTACATGAACTGCTTTATCTCCCCGCTTCTCACCATCGTGGCCAAGAACGTGGCCTTCTTTGCTGGCTCCATCCTGGCTGTGCTCATCGCTCTCACCATCTATGATGAGGACGTGCTGGCGGTCGAGCACGTCCTGACCACAGTCACCCTGCTCGGGGTGGGCATCACGGTGTGCAG GTCTTTCATCCCTGACCAGCACCTGGTGTtttgcccagagcagctgctgcgAGTTATCCTGGCACATATACACTACATGCCTGACCACTGGCAGGGCAATGCCCACCGCTACGAAACCAGGGATGAGTTTGCCCAGCTCTTCCAGTACAAAGCG GTCTTCATCCTGGAGGAGCTCCTGAGTCCCATCATTACCCCCCTCATCCTCATCATCTGCCTGCGTCCAAAGTCCTTGGACATCGTTGACTTCTTCCGCAACTTCACTGTGGAGGTGGTGGGTGTGGGCGACACCTGCTCCTTTGCCCAGATGGATGTGCGCCAGCATGGCCACCCAGCG TGGATGTCAGCAGGAAAGACGGAGGCCTCCATTTACCAGCAGGCCGAGGACGGCAAGACCGAGCTGTCCCTCATGCACTTTGCCATCACCAACCCCAAGTGGCAGCCGCCCCGCGAGAGCACGGCCTTCATCGGCTTCCTGAAGGAGCGGGTGCACCGGGACAGCAGCGTGGCGCTGACTCAGCAGGCTGTGCTCCCCGAAAATGCGCTCTTCAGCTCCATCCAGTCCCTGCAGTCGGAGTCAgag CCTCACAGCCTGATTGCCAATGTGATAGCGGGCTCCTCAGTACTGGGCTTCCACATGGGCCGGGATGGACAGGCCTCCCGCCATCTCTCTGAAGTGGCCTCAGCCCTGCGTTCCTTCTCCCCGCTCCAGTctgcccagcagcctcccagcagcttccagacggcaggaagggatggagagggagcCCAGCCTCGGGGAGCCAGTGCCATGACAGCCTCTGG TGCTGATGCGAGGACCGTGAGCTCGGGGAGCAGCGCCTGGGAGGGTCAACTACAGAGCATGATCCTGTCGGAGTATGCCTCCACCGAGATGAGTCTCCACGCACTCTACATGCATGAG TTGCACAAGCAGCATGCCCAGCTGGAGCCCGAGCGGCACACTTGGCACCGGCGAGAGAGTGACGAGAGCGGGGAGAGCGCCCATGAGGAGCTGGATGCTCAGCGGGGTGCCCCCGTCCCTATCCCTCGCTCTGCCAGCTACCCCTTCTCCTCGCCGCGGCAGCCTGCTGAAGAGACGGCCACGCTGCAGACCGGCTTCCAGCGGCGATACGGTGGCATCACAG ACCCAGGCACAGTACACAGAGCCCCATCACACTTCTCCCGCCTCCCTCTGGGAGGCTGGGCTGAGGATGGGCAGTCAGCGAGACACCCAGAGCCTGTGCCGGAGGAGAGCTCAGAGGATGAGCTTCCACCGCAGATCCACAAG GTATAG
- the ANKZF1 gene encoding tRNA endonuclease ANKZF1 isoform X3, giving the protein MFPASRGLIRRAQIQAVSRSCCLLPVTALGHPKFPVPTRCCSAMRRVSSSLPTAACWELGSPQVQEHKTFHRYTVRARRGTAQGLRDAQTPGSAPRSAGASLRRYNEAALLKDIQELLAAWAQHLNEAQRIFLRAPRHNRALLFGGRNPPLTRGDPRVCHIPLSTRRATLREVLRVHTMLASLQVYGKDTPLEDITGSPRKGWQKRQQKAQVDPPQEDTSAPEEEEESPAGELETVEVTLSTLDLREFEVMPKRNRKRKKKSDKKVEKGPCAEEMGCHGTQYGQPGLELVTELEGEAGAEPLPWGGGGDPQTQLRDALFTACKTGDVGTLRHLLGVPESGGLPGDGKDGEEGAQQPLDMPRSLLNQPVDERGCTLLHVAARAGKAEAVSLLLEAGADPALRDGQERTPYCVSADKLTRNAFRKFMVDHPDKYDYSRAKVPGPLTQEMEAKKLEKKRAQKAQRKQRDQAKREEQRRWEREQGEKQRFAALSDREKRALAAERRLAAQLQDTGTTLANISRCWHCGESLLGRIPFHYLDFSFCSTACLQTHRRARASHT; this is encoded by the exons ATGTTTCCAGCATCTCGGGGTCTGATTCGGAGAGCTCAGATACAAGCAGTGAGTCGGAGTTGCTGCCTTCTGCCAGTGacagccctgggacaccccaagTTCCCCGTTCCCACAAGGTGCTGCTCCGCAATGCGAAGGGTCAGCTCATCTCTGCCTACCGCTGCGTGCTGGGAATTGGGAAG CCCCCAGGTGCAGGAGCATAAGACCTTCCACCGCTACACGGTGCGAGCCCGGCGGGGCACAGCCCAGGGCCTACGGGATGCCCAAACCCCGGGTTCGGCACCCAGGTCAGCCGGAGCCTCCCTGCGGCGTTACAACGAGGCCGCGCTGCTCAAG gatattcaggagctgctggcagcctgggcACAGCACCTGAATGAAGCTCAGCGCATCTTCCTCCGGGCTCCTCGTCACAACCGTGCACTGCTCTTCGGTGGTAGGAACCCACCCCTCACCCGGGGTGATCCTCGTGTCTGCCACATCCCCCTCAGCACCCGCAGGGCCACTCTGCGAGAGGTGCTGCGAGTCCACACCATGCTGGCCAGCCTGCAGGTGTATG ggaaggaCACGCCACTGGAGGATATCACTGGGTCCCCCCGGAAGGGCTggcagaagaggcagcagaaagCACAAGTGGATCCCCCACAGGAGGACACAAGTG ccccagaggaggaggaggaaagccctGCAGGGGAACTAGAGACTGTGGAAGTGACACTGAGTACTTTGGACCTCCGGGAGTTCGAAGTGATGCCCAAGCGAAACcgcaaaaggaagaagaagagcGACAAGAAGGTGGAGAAAG GGCCATGTGCTGAAGAGATGGGATGCCATGGTACTCAGTATGGGCAGCCTGGCCTGGAGCTGGTGACGGAGCtggagggggaggctggggctgagccccttcCCTGGGGCGGTGGAG GAGACCCTCAGACCCAGCTCCGCGATGCCCTGTTCACCGCCTGCAAAacgggggacgtggggacgctgCGGCACCTCCTGGGTGTGCCAGAGAGCGGGGGCCTGCCGGGGGATggcaaggatggggaggagggcgCACAGCAGCCCCTGGATATGCCCCGCTCCCTGCTTAACCAGCCCGTGGATGAGCGTGGCTGCACCCTGCTTCATGTGGCAGCCCGGGCAGGGAAGGCTGAGgctgtgtccctgctgctggaggcaggggcGGACCCTGCCCTCAG AGATGGGCAGGAGAGGACGCCTTACTGTGTCTCTGCTGACAAACTGACCCGCAATGCCTTCCGCAAGTTCATGGTGGACCATCCAGACAAGTATGACTACAGCCGTGCCAAG GTGCCAGGGCCCCTCACGCAGGAGATGGAggccaagaagctggagaagaagcGGGCACAGAAAGCCCAGCGGAAGCAGCGGGACCAGGCGAAGCGGGAGGAGCAGCGGCGCTGGGAGCGggagcagggagaaaagcagcGATTCGCAGCCTTGTCTGACAGGGAGAAG AGGGCCCTGGCTGCCGAGCGGAGATTGGCTGCGCAGCTGCAGGACACGGGCACAACTCTTGCCAACATCAG